A genome region from Methanobacterium bryantii includes the following:
- a CDS encoding tRNA (adenine-N1)-methyltransferase has protein sequence MRILMDERGKKYIARDEEFHTNFGFITKEDMENGKPGDILKTHLGHEFKVLKANINDYIDLMERKCSIILSKDIGIITAFTGMGSGDRVIDAGTGAGATALHFGNIVGKEGKVNSYEIREDFTEIAKRNVENFGLENVHIKCKDITEGIEEKDVDVIFLDLPRPWDVVEHAKEALKTGGYIATYAPYIEQVQILHKVLKKFGFSDLNTVECNLREIEVKAKGTRPKTRAVGHTGYLTFARNL, from the coding sequence TTGCGCATTTTAATGGATGAAAGGGGCAAGAAATACATTGCCCGGGATGAAGAATTTCACACTAACTTTGGTTTCATAACAAAAGAGGATATGGAAAATGGTAAACCTGGAGATATCCTTAAAACTCATTTAGGTCATGAATTTAAAGTTTTAAAGGCAAATATCAATGATTATATTGATTTAATGGAAAGAAAATGTTCAATAATTTTATCTAAAGATATAGGAATTATAACAGCATTTACAGGTATGGGTTCTGGCGACAGGGTAATTGATGCCGGGACTGGAGCCGGAGCCACTGCGCTGCATTTCGGAAATATCGTGGGAAAAGAAGGTAAAGTGAACTCGTACGAGATCCGTGAAGATTTTACAGAAATTGCAAAGCGTAACGTGGAGAATTTTGGCCTTGAAAACGTGCATATTAAATGCAAAGATATCACTGAAGGAATCGAAGAAAAAGATGTTGACGTAATATTTTTGGATTTGCCAAGGCCGTGGGATGTTGTAGAACATGCCAAAGAGGCTCTTAAAACCGGAGGTTATATTGCGACTTATGCTCCTTACATTGAACAGGTCCAAATACTTCATAAAGTGCTTAAAAAATTCGGTTTTTCAGATCTAAATACTGTTGAATGTAATTTACGCGAAATTGAAGTAAAGGCTAAGGGAACTAGACCTAAAACAAGGGCTGTGGGCCATACGGGTTACCTGACATTTGCAAGGAATTTGTAG